The proteins below are encoded in one region of Candidatus Krumholzibacteriota bacterium:
- a CDS encoding (2Fe-2S)-binding protein, translating into MATGKHTVVIDGEKRVEVVEGTYLLDVLRDNGVAVPTLCHHKDLTPAGLCRLCVVEVEQRGKRKLVTSCNFPVRGDIAVFSSTKKVKTHRKRLAEMYLGRWPNVPTIQSIARLCGATDAEKYRSPLTDENPKACILCGHCVRACEEFIIERILDFAGRGIKRHMAMPFGEVDPHCIGCTSCAYVCPTGAIEIIDDMNHPVDPQLIRDYGMRINAEMATLDKNQCRMREVGTANIVDVMDAYDLLPVLNYQYGKHEDTPKINSVTLKKSYFTQSMPDGCWKGCSMACAKTIDGFEIKTGPYRGEIVTVDGPEYETAAACANMGCFDGDFAAEFNFYCDTYGVDTISVGTCMAFVMECFENGVIGVEQTGGKELRFGATAEVLECLHEMARGEGFGVDVGQGIRRLKEKWTAELGADPAFLQDIGMEVKGLEYSEYVCKESLAQQIGYTMAVKGPQHDEAWLIFMDMVNNQIPSFEDKAEALYYYPLWRTWFGLHGLCKLLWNDVVPLSNKTYPPSEAAKVPEHVEDFFKFYEGMTGRPLDEEGMLEQSARVHNLQRVMARMFGFGTRKDDMPPYRAVGPVTETEYESRAERYDTQLRDEAGIDPAGKTTAEKVRLLREFRMDRYNKTVDVTYARRGWTADGVPTVERLRELGIDLPEIVAVVEKAGG; encoded by the coding sequence ATGGCTACCGGGAAACACACCGTCGTCATCGACGGCGAGAAGCGGGTCGAGGTCGTCGAGGGAACGTATCTCCTCGACGTCCTCCGGGACAACGGCGTCGCCGTGCCGACCCTCTGTCACCACAAGGATCTCACCCCCGCGGGGCTCTGCCGCCTCTGCGTCGTCGAGGTGGAGCAGCGTGGCAAACGGAAGCTCGTCACCTCGTGCAACTTCCCCGTGCGGGGCGACATCGCCGTCTTTTCCTCGACAAAGAAGGTGAAGACGCACCGCAAACGCCTCGCCGAGATGTACCTCGGCCGCTGGCCGAACGTGCCGACGATCCAGTCGATCGCCAGGCTCTGCGGAGCGACGGACGCGGAGAAGTACCGGTCCCCCCTCACCGACGAGAACCCGAAGGCCTGCATCCTCTGCGGCCACTGCGTCAGGGCCTGCGAGGAGTTCATCATCGAGCGGATACTCGATTTCGCCGGCCGCGGGATCAAGCGCCACATGGCGATGCCCTTCGGCGAGGTCGATCCCCACTGCATCGGCTGCACCTCCTGCGCCTACGTCTGCCCGACCGGGGCGATCGAGATCATCGACGACATGAACCATCCGGTCGATCCGCAGCTCATCCGCGACTACGGGATGCGGATCAACGCCGAGATGGCAACGCTCGACAAGAACCAGTGCCGGATGCGCGAGGTGGGCACGGCGAACATCGTCGACGTGATGGACGCCTACGACCTCCTGCCCGTCCTCAACTACCAGTACGGCAAGCACGAGGACACGCCGAAGATCAACTCGGTGACCCTCAAGAAGAGCTACTTCACGCAGTCGATGCCCGACGGCTGCTGGAAGGGCTGCTCGATGGCGTGCGCCAAGACGATCGACGGCTTCGAGATCAAGACCGGCCCCTACAGGGGCGAGATCGTGACGGTGGACGGCCCCGAGTACGAGACGGCGGCGGCCTGCGCCAACATGGGATGCTTCGACGGCGATTTCGCCGCGGAGTTCAACTTCTACTGCGACACCTACGGCGTCGACACGATCTCGGTGGGCACCTGCATGGCCTTCGTGATGGAATGCTTCGAGAACGGCGTGATCGGCGTCGAGCAGACCGGCGGCAAGGAGCTCCGCTTCGGCGCGACCGCCGAGGTCCTCGAGTGCCTGCACGAGATGGCGCGGGGCGAGGGATTCGGCGTCGACGTGGGACAGGGCATCCGGCGCCTCAAGGAGAAGTGGACGGCCGAGCTCGGCGCGGACCCCGCCTTCCTCCAGGACATCGGGATGGAGGTCAAGGGTCTCGAGTACTCCGAGTACGTCTGCAAGGAATCGCTCGCGCAGCAGATCGGCTACACGATGGCGGTGAAGGGGCCGCAGCACGACGAGGCGTGGCTGATCTTCATGGACATGGTCAACAACCAGATCCCCTCCTTCGAGGACAAGGCCGAGGCGCTCTACTACTATCCGCTGTGGCGGACCTGGTTCGGCCTGCACGGCCTCTGCAAGCTCCTCTGGAACGACGTCGTCCCGCTGAGCAACAAGACGTACCCGCCGAGCGAGGCGGCGAAGGTCCCCGAACACGTCGAGGATTTCTTCAAGTTCTACGAGGGGATGACCGGCCGGCCTCTCGACGAGGAGGGGATGCTCGAGCAGTCGGCCCGGGTGCACAACCTCCAGCGCGTCATGGCCCGCATGTTCGGCTTCGGCACCCGCAAGGACGACATGCCCCCCTACCGCGCCGTCGGCCCCGTGACGGAGACGGAATACGAGTCTCGCGCCGAGCGCTACGACACGCAGCTCAGGGACGAGGCCGGCATCGACCCGGCGGGGAAGACCACCGCCGAGAAGGTCCGGCTGCTCCGCGAGTTCAGGATGGACCGGTACAACAAGACGGTCGACGTCACCTACGCGCGCCGCGGCTGGACCGCCGACGGCGTGCCGACGGTCGAACGGCTCCGGGAGCTCGGCATCGATCTGCCGGAGATCGTGGCGGTCGTCGAGAAGGCCGGGGGATGA
- the thiS gene encoding sulfur carrier protein ThiS, with product MIVVNDRDRVPWREGMTVQDLLDAMGYDYVLITVTVDGRLVPDHDYASRRLEDGAKVGVFHLAHGG from the coding sequence ATGATCGTCGTCAACGACCGCGACCGCGTCCCCTGGCGCGAGGGGATGACCGTCCAGGACCTGCTGGACGCGATGGGGTACGACTACGTGCTGATCACGGTCACCGTCGACGGCCGGCTCGTTCCCGACCACGACTACGCCTCGCGCCGCCTCGAGGACGGCGCGAAGGTCGGCGTCTTCCACCTCGCCCACGGGGGCTGA
- the thiF gene encoding sulfur carrier protein ThiS adenylyltransferase ThiF, which yields MTKETIFERNVPGSTEILRRKTVGIAGCGGIGSNAAVSLVRAGVGELILIDHDRVERSNLNRQFFFEEDMGRPKVEALADRLRGIVPAVRLQLHDLELAPANVPEILADADLLVEAFDRAEAKRWLIEAWCTSFPGRHIVVGSGLAGLGATDALRVHSAGCIHVCGDEETDMSLGLCAPRVAIVANMQANVAVELLVGGGEETK from the coding sequence ATGACCAAAGAGACGATCTTCGAACGGAACGTGCCCGGATCGACGGAGATCCTCCGGCGAAAAACCGTCGGGATCGCCGGCTGCGGGGGAATCGGCTCCAACGCCGCCGTCTCGCTCGTCCGCGCCGGCGTCGGCGAACTCATCCTCATCGACCACGACCGCGTCGAGAGATCGAACCTCAACCGCCAGTTCTTCTTCGAGGAGGACATGGGCCGGCCGAAGGTCGAAGCCCTCGCCGACCGGCTCCGCGGGATCGTGCCGGCGGTGCGCCTCCAACTTCACGACCTCGAGCTGGCGCCGGCGAACGTGCCGGAAATCCTCGCGGACGCCGACCTTCTCGTCGAGGCCTTCGACCGCGCCGAGGCGAAACGCTGGCTCATCGAGGCGTGGTGCACGTCCTTTCCCGGGCGCCACATCGTCGTCGGGAGCGGGCTCGCCGGTCTCGGCGCGACGGACGCCCTGCGCGTCCACTCGGCTGGCTGCATCCACGTCTGCGGCGACGAGGAGACCGACATGAGTCTCGGCCTCTGCGCGCCGCGCGTGGCGATCGTGGCAAACATGCAGGCGAACGTCGCCGTCGAGCTCCTCGTCGGCGGCGGCGAGGAAACCAAATGA
- a CDS encoding DUF4097 family beta strand repeat protein has protein sequence MRTLCKVLLVFAAVATVLPAGGEARRRRPARTDEKAFDGIERIEIKVVTGRCVVTKSGGDKVTVRVESRYDDPDAVEIRIDRDDDVLEIEEEFHDSSDGYCEIYVTVPDGIEIDFNSASGGMSIEGVTGEFAASTASGGYRIEECAGRFRLSTASGDYRIEKCTGRFRLSTASGDVDAIDCRGDFDMSTASGDVDAIDCRGDFELSTASGNVDARGIVIEGDSEFSTASGKATVVLASSPDHDISVGSASGDAILDFDGNEVKGYVEMTAKKRGGRIKCPFDFDDEETFRRGGNRDTYVRKTVTIKSERPVVTIGTASGAAVLKK, from the coding sequence ATGCGTACCCTGTGCAAGGTGTTGCTCGTATTCGCGGCCGTCGCGACCGTGCTGCCCGCCGGCGGCGAGGCCCGCCGGCGGCGTCCGGCGCGCACCGACGAGAAGGCGTTCGACGGGATCGAGCGGATCGAGATAAAGGTCGTCACCGGGCGCTGCGTCGTCACGAAGAGCGGCGGCGACAAGGTGACGGTGCGGGTCGAGAGCCGCTATGACGACCCCGACGCGGTCGAGATCCGGATCGACCGTGACGACGACGTCCTCGAGATCGAGGAGGAGTTCCACGATTCGAGCGACGGGTACTGCGAGATTTATGTCACCGTGCCGGACGGGATCGAGATCGATTTCAACTCGGCCTCCGGCGGGATGTCGATCGAGGGCGTCACGGGCGAGTTCGCCGCCTCGACCGCCTCGGGCGGCTACCGGATCGAGGAGTGCGCGGGGAGATTCCGGCTCAGCACGGCGTCCGGCGACTACCGGATCGAGAAGTGCACGGGCCGGTTCCGCCTCTCCACGGCCTCGGGCGATGTCGATGCGATCGACTGCCGGGGCGATTTCGACATGAGCACCGCCTCGGGCGATGTCGACGCGATCGACTGCCGGGGCGATTTCGAACTGAGCACCGCTTCGGGCAACGTCGATGCGCGCGGAATCGTCATCGAGGGCGACAGCGAGTTCTCGACCGCCTCGGGCAAAGCCACGGTCGTGCTCGCTTCCTCCCCCGACCACGACATCTCGGTCGGATCAGCGTCGGGCGATGCGATCCTCGACTTCGACGGCAACGAGGTGAAGGGCTACGTCGAGATGACGGCGAAGAAGCGCGGCGGGCGGATAAAGTGCCCCTTCGACTTCGATGACGAGGAGACCTTCCGGCGCGGCGGCAACCGCGACACCTACGTGCGCAAGACCGTGACGATCAAAAGCGAACGGCCGGTCGTGACGATCGGAACGGCCAGCGGCGCGGCGGTCCTGAAGAAGTAG